One Stratiformator vulcanicus genomic window, CCGCCGAAGAAAAAGGGCGGAATCCGAATAGATCGTTACCTACCGAACGGCGAGCCGACTGCTGAAGCAGACGCTGCTATTCGGGATGCCCCGGCAAATAGAACCGCGGACCGACGAGAGGTCTCAGGCGAGGGGAGCAGGAATCAGCGGATCGGGACCCGTCCGGCGAAATCGGAATTTCTGCGGGACGAAGCTATCGCAAGCGTCGGCGTCGTAAGTCGATCAGCAGGTTGGTCGGTGATCCAAATTCGAGTTGTCTCGCCGAATCGATTGATCTCAGTGGCGAAGTGGTCCGCAAGGCGATGAGACATCTCACGGTCCTTACTTGGATTTCGCTCTGATCGGTTGTCTGCTGCGTCGACAGTTGCCCAAAATGCCACCAGAAAAGTGACAAGGATGATAAGGAATATCGTGACCATTCGGGCATAGCCGGTTAACTTGCGGAATCCGCGAACACCGTCGCCCCATCGATGATGGCCCAACGCCGGACGACGTTTCATGGTCGACCGGAACACGTTCGCCGGACGGTCGGAAGCCGCGATTGGCTCCGTTCCGTCCGTGGGCAGATGGTATTCGTCGATGCGGAAAGGTTCAATCGACGCGGCCATTCCGCCACATCTTGCAACGAATGAGCGGGGTTTCGTTCGTGTTTTCGACCGGCTTATTCCGAGTACGTGACCGGTGAATTCATTTCCGACCCGCGACATGTCCGAAAATTTCGTCAATGATTGATACCGTTCGCCGGTGCTTAGCCCGGTTCGAACTCTCGCCTCGTCAGTTGCTCGTTGCCGTTTCCGGCGGCCCAGACAGCATCGCGCTGCTGAGGGCACTCGCGGAAATCGCCGCCACAAGTCACGGCGGCGCACCGACTGCCGCGCATGTCGATCATCGACTTCGCTCTGAATCATCCGAGGATGCCGCATGGGTCGCTGACGAATGTCGACGCCTCGGCATCGCGTGCCACATTCGGACGGCGGATGTCCCGCAGGCGATGGCGAGCGAAGCCGGATCGCTTGAGGAGTCGGCCCGCCGACTGCGATATGAGAACCTGACTGCTCTCGCCGATGAACTGGATTTGCCGACGGTCGCCACCGCTCATACACGCAACGATCAGGTCGAGACGATCTTGCATCACATCGTCCGGGGGACCGGTTTGGAGGGGCTCGGCGGAATGCCGGAGATGCGGCCGCTGAATGAGAAGATTCAGTTGCTCCGACCGATGCTGGACGTCAGCAAGGCAGAGGTCCTGCGTTATCTCGAGAGCTGCGAGCAGCAATTTCTCGTCGATTCGACGAATCGCGACGAACGATTCACTCGGAATCGACTGCGTCATCAACTCATCCCGCTCCTGACGCAGCAGTACAATCCGGCAATCGAGGAGAGTTTGTTGCGTCTTGGGCAAACGGCCTCGGAGGCCCAAGCGGCCCTGCGAAGCATCGCGATCGAGAAGTCACGGACCGCGTTGATCATGCGGGAAGCCGATCGCCTTGTCGTTGCGACCGGACCGATCGCCTCGCTACCAAGGCATCTGATTCGCGAGGTATGGGTGGTGTTGTGGAACGAATCGAATTGGCCCCGCGCCGGGATGGGCAAGGCGGAGTGGGAGGCCCTGGCGGACGTGACCGTCGGCAATCGCACCGCCGTTTCGCTCCCCGACCTCGTCGAGGCCCGCCGTCACGTCGACCGAGTCATCGCGATTCGTCGCATTCGCAGTTCCAACGAATGAACTCATCGACGTTTCTGGATTTCAACATGCGGCACGTTTAGACTGCGCTCCGCCATCGGTGTTGATCACGCGTCACCGGAATCGATTCAAGTCGATTCGACGTTTTGAGTCGATTCCAACGGTCCACACAACTTGTTCATCCATCCTTGACCATCCACTGAGGAGACTGCCCCGTGAGCGCCGAAGGGAGCAGCACCGCTGCCGCGAAACCCAGCCACAACCAAGTCCTGTTTTGGGGCTGCTTTATCGCCCTAATTACAACGTCATTCGCGTTCGTCGGGCGATTAAGCCTGTTGAATGTCTGGGCCGCCGAGTTCAGTCTCGATCCGGCCGAGACCGGTCGGCTCGCCGGGATCGGTATCTGGCCGTTCGCGGTCAGCATCATCGGGTTCAGCCTGTTCATCGATCGCATCGGCTACAAGACGGCGATGATCGTCGCCTTCATCGGGCATTTAACGTGGACCGTGATGGCGGTCACCGCCTACTACGTTGAAGACAAAGAAGTCGGTTTCCAGTTGCTCTACTGGGGCAGCCTGATCGTCTCGCTGGCGAATGGATCGGTCGAAGCGTTCATCAATCCGGTCGTCGCGACGATGTTCAGTGATGCCAAAACAAAATGGCTCAACATTTTACACGCGGGCTGGCCGGCCGGACTGGTCGTCACCGGTCTGTTCGTCATGGGGGTGGATGCCTACGACGCCGGTGCTGAGTCGGTCACTCCGTGGGCCGTCAAAGTCGGGGTCATCGGCCTGCCGACCTTAATCTACTTCATCATGCTGATCGGCCAGAGCTTCCCGGAGAGTGAACGAGTCGCCGCTGGCGTCAGTTATCGCGACATGTTGCGAGAATTCGGGATCGGCGGAGCGCTCGTTGTCGGATTCCTGCTCACGCTGCAGTTGATGGACTTCTTCTCGGGCGGAGACACCGCGACATTGGCGTTGTGGCAGAAGCTGATGTTTATCGGCATTGGCGTCGGGGTTGTCGCTGCATTCGGGGCCTATACGCGGTCGATCGGTAATCCGATGTTGCTGTTCCTCATTCTGATCATGATGCCGCTGGCAACGACGGAAATCGGAACAGATGGTTGGATCACCGCGATCATGGAAGGAGCTGCTGAGAACATTCCCGAAGGCGTCCCGTTCCACCCCGCGATGGTTCTGGTTTACACGTCGGCGATCATGCTCGTGCTACGGTTCTTCGCCGGTCCGCTCGTTCACTTGGTCTCGCCACTCGGCCTGCTGGCGATCAGCGCGATTCTGGCGATCGGCGGTCTGACCTGGCTCAGTTCCGCTCAAGCAATCGGGATTCTTGGTGCGGCAACGCTCTACGGCGTGGGTAAAACATTCTTCTGGCCGACAATGCTTGGCGTTGTGTCCGAGCAATGTCCGCGAGGGGGTGCCTTTACGCTCAATGCGATCAGCGGCATCGGAATGCTCGCCGTCGGTACGCTCGGATTCCCTTATATTGGCATCCTGCAGTCGGACGCGCAGAAGAGCGCTCTGGTCGCCTCCGAAGAACTCAACGAAGCATTACCCGGTCTGGTGGAAAACGACAAACTTCAGCCGGTCACGCCGAAGGCGAGCTACGAAGTCCTCAAGTACACGGCAATCGATGATGCCGCTTTGACATCGCTGATCGAGGAAGAGGCCGGCTCCGCGGAAGCAGCGACGGAGTTGAAGGAGAAGGTCAAGAGCGTGCGTGACCGCAGTAATCAGAAGGCACTCTTAACAATGGCTGCCTTCCCGACCTTCATGCTGGTCTGCTATCTGATTCTGGTGATCTACTTCCGGACCAAAGGCGGTTACAAAGCCGAGGTACTAACTCATGATCCCGGCGAGAAAGCCGACGAGTTTGCCGGCGGAGTTGCCGCGGCAGTGGAGTGAATCAGGAACGCTGATTCAACATCCGCCAAGAAATTGCGATCGGCCGCCCGAGTTTTTCTCGGGCGGTTTTTTGTTGGAGCGGCGCTGAATCTATTGAAGCGCTCCCTGTCGGCCGCGGCTAAACATTCGCCACACGCAAAAAAACGACCCCGGCTTCACGTGGAAGCCGGGGTCCGGAATTAGTCTCGTCAAATGCGTCTGTCGTTGCGATGACACGTGGTCGAAGCAATTCGAGTCGCGAGACGAGGAGGTGGCTGTCAGACGGGACAGCCCGCCGGCGGTCCGCTATGCGACACCACCTCGTTGGCAATTAGAATCAGATATCACTCGACCACCTCCTTTCTCAAATCGAACTTGCCCGCTACTGTCGGAGCCAATCTCGACACCTTCACGGGCGGGGCGACCCGTCGTGCTGCGTTCGCACGACCCGACAGGGGAATCCTGACCAATTTCTCGCCGAAGGCAAGCCCCGTTTTCAACTTTTTTAGCGCTGCCTGAACCGGTGTCGCACGATAGGCTCCTCTCGCCCAGTCCTTCGCGACTTGTTTGAATGCCCCCCGGAAGACACCACGTTTATGAAAATCGCGATTCTGTCACGGGATGAGTCGCTCTATTCGACCCGTCGGCTGACCCACGTGGCCGAGCGAAACGGCCACTCCGTCCGGGTCATCGACTATCTTCGCTGCTCGATGGACATCACGTCAAAGCGACCGCGGGTTCTCTATCAGGGCGATGAGCTCAAGCGATTCGACGCGGTCATCCCGCGTATCGGTGTCTCGCAAACATTTTACGGGACTGCCGTCGTGCGGCAGTTCGAAACAATGGGGGTCCGCTCACTAAATTCGTCGACCGCTATCAGTTGCTCGCGAGATAAGCTCCGCTCGATGCAACAGCTCGCCGCGGCCGGCCTCCCGATGCCGACGACCGGCTTCGCTCATCTGACAAAAGACATCGGAGCCCTCATCGATCTAGTCGGCGGGCCGCCGTTGGTCATCAAGTTGTTGGAAGGAACGCAGGGCATCGGTGTGATTCTCGCGGAATCGAGGAATGTGGCCGAAGCCGTCATCGAAGCCTTTCGCGGACTCGATGCGAATATCCTCGTCCAACAATACGTCGCCGAAGCCCACGGGATCGACTACCGCGCTTTGGTCGTCGGAGGTGAAGTCGTTGCTGCGATCGAACGGCGGGCCGAGGCAGGGGGGTTCCGGTCGAATCTGCATCGCGGCGGCAAAGCCCGTCGCATCGATTTGTCGACAGAGATGATCGATGTCGCCGTCAAAGCCGCGGAGGTCAGCGGCTTGAACCTCGCCGGCATCGATCTCCTGCCGTCCGATCGCGGCCCGCTTGTGATGGAGGTCAACTCCTCACCCGGGCTTGAGGGCGTCGAGAAAGCGACTCAGATCAACGTCGCCGGCGAGATCATCGGATTTCTTGAAAGTGATTCCGAATGAGGAGATCACCCCGACTGCTGCGATGAGGCAGCCGGTCCCGGCAGGATCATATCCGCCCGCCAAAAGCGACTGAGTTCCTTGATGACCTCCAAGAACCGGTTCATATCGATCGGCTTGGTGAGGTAACTTTCGACCTTAAGCCGCTCTGATACGATTCTGTCTTCCTCGCTTGTCGATGCCGTCAACACGACGATCGGAATTTGAAGTAAATCAGGGTCCGCCTTAATCTCCTGGAGCACCTCTCGCCCATCCCGCTTCGGGAGTCCGAGGTCGAGCAGAATCAAATCCGGACGGGGCGCGCGGCTGAACTTACCGCGTTGAAAAACGAATTCAATCGCTTCTTCGCCGTTAG contains:
- the tilS gene encoding tRNA lysidine(34) synthetase TilS; its protein translation is MIDTVRRCLARFELSPRQLLVAVSGGPDSIALLRALAEIAATSHGGAPTAAHVDHRLRSESSEDAAWVADECRRLGIACHIRTADVPQAMASEAGSLEESARRLRYENLTALADELDLPTVATAHTRNDQVETILHHIVRGTGLEGLGGMPEMRPLNEKIQLLRPMLDVSKAEVLRYLESCEQQFLVDSTNRDERFTRNRLRHQLIPLLTQQYNPAIEESLLRLGQTASEAQAALRSIAIEKSRTALIMREADRLVVATGPIASLPRHLIREVWVVLWNESNWPRAGMGKAEWEALADVTVGNRTAVSLPDLVEARRHVDRVIAIRRIRSSNE
- a CDS encoding response regulator, with the translated sequence MQRDRTVGRPMEILLVEDSLTAARLTMATLRGGHLQHRITWVPNGEEAIEFVFQRGKFSRAPRPDLILLDLGLPKRDGREVLQEIKADPDLLQIPIVVLTASTSEEDRIVSERLKVESYLTKPIDMNRFLEVIKELSRFWRADMILPGPAASSQQSG
- the rimK gene encoding 30S ribosomal protein S6--L-glutamate ligase is translated as MKIAILSRDESLYSTRRLTHVAERNGHSVRVIDYLRCSMDITSKRPRVLYQGDELKRFDAVIPRIGVSQTFYGTAVVRQFETMGVRSLNSSTAISCSRDKLRSMQQLAAAGLPMPTTGFAHLTKDIGALIDLVGGPPLVIKLLEGTQGIGVILAESRNVAEAVIEAFRGLDANILVQQYVAEAHGIDYRALVVGGEVVAAIERRAEAGGFRSNLHRGGKARRIDLSTEMIDVAVKAAEVSGLNLAGIDLLPSDRGPLVMEVNSSPGLEGVEKATQINVAGEIIGFLESDSE
- a CDS encoding MFS transporter, translated to MSAEGSSTAAAKPSHNQVLFWGCFIALITTSFAFVGRLSLLNVWAAEFSLDPAETGRLAGIGIWPFAVSIIGFSLFIDRIGYKTAMIVAFIGHLTWTVMAVTAYYVEDKEVGFQLLYWGSLIVSLANGSVEAFINPVVATMFSDAKTKWLNILHAGWPAGLVVTGLFVMGVDAYDAGAESVTPWAVKVGVIGLPTLIYFIMLIGQSFPESERVAAGVSYRDMLREFGIGGALVVGFLLTLQLMDFFSGGDTATLALWQKLMFIGIGVGVVAAFGAYTRSIGNPMLLFLILIMMPLATTEIGTDGWITAIMEGAAENIPEGVPFHPAMVLVYTSAIMLVLRFFAGPLVHLVSPLGLLAISAILAIGGLTWLSSAQAIGILGAATLYGVGKTFFWPTMLGVVSEQCPRGGAFTLNAISGIGMLAVGTLGFPYIGILQSDAQKSALVASEELNEALPGLVENDKLQPVTPKASYEVLKYTAIDDAALTSLIEEEAGSAEAATELKEKVKSVRDRSNQKALLTMAAFPTFMLVCYLILVIYFRTKGGYKAEVLTHDPGEKADEFAGGVAAAVE